In Sphingomonas sp. R1, a single genomic region encodes these proteins:
- a CDS encoding efflux RND transporter periplasmic adaptor subunit, with protein sequence MDRDDPRPGAREDIGPTAQARPLSRRARTLSWIVGVLAIGALVALAVLLSQGSDTAGKQGGGRSGGGGRRGGMAQTTTVGTAKATLADLPVQVEALGTVTPAATVTVRPQVSGTIVQLLYREGQLVRRGQPLAVIDPRPYQAALLQARGALTRDQAQLENARLQLNRYNTLLTQDSIARQDRDTQAALVHQLEGTVLADRGAVQQAQINLGYTRIVSPVSGRAGLKVVDIGNYIGAGDTNGIVVVTTLQPIDVEFAIPQQQAPEIQKRIAEGAQIPAVALDSTRTKTLDTGNFSTLDNRVDTSTGTIKGKARFANAGFQLYPSQFVNVRLTVETVAKAVTVPPAAIQSGPNGPFVWLLRPDRTVTERKVKPGVAVADKTQITDGLAIGDTVVTDGADRLNEGAKVALPGDAPPARDGQGGGQRRHRSGGQGG encoded by the coding sequence ATGGATCGAGACGACCCCAGGCCCGGTGCGCGGGAAGACATTGGGCCGACGGCGCAGGCGCGTCCGCTGTCGCGTCGCGCGCGGACCCTCAGCTGGATCGTCGGGGTCCTCGCGATCGGCGCGCTGGTCGCGCTCGCGGTACTGCTGTCGCAGGGCAGCGATACCGCCGGCAAGCAGGGCGGCGGACGGTCCGGCGGCGGCGGCCGGCGCGGTGGCATGGCGCAGACCACCACGGTCGGCACCGCCAAAGCGACGCTCGCCGATCTGCCGGTGCAGGTCGAGGCGCTCGGCACGGTGACCCCCGCGGCGACGGTGACGGTGCGCCCGCAGGTATCCGGCACGATCGTCCAGCTGCTCTACCGCGAGGGCCAGCTCGTCCGGAGGGGGCAGCCGCTCGCGGTGATCGACCCGCGGCCCTATCAGGCGGCGTTGCTGCAGGCGCGCGGCGCACTGACGCGCGACCAGGCGCAGCTCGAAAATGCGCGGCTCCAGCTCAACCGCTACAATACGCTGCTCACGCAGGATTCCATCGCGCGACAGGATCGCGACACCCAGGCGGCACTGGTCCACCAGCTAGAGGGCACCGTGCTCGCCGATCGCGGCGCGGTGCAGCAGGCGCAGATCAACCTCGGCTATACCCGCATCGTCTCGCCGGTCAGCGGCCGTGCGGGGCTCAAGGTGGTCGACATCGGGAATTATATCGGCGCGGGCGACACCAACGGCATCGTCGTGGTGACCACGCTCCAGCCGATCGACGTGGAATTCGCGATCCCGCAGCAACAGGCGCCCGAGATCCAGAAGCGCATCGCGGAAGGAGCCCAGATCCCCGCGGTCGCGCTCGACAGCACCCGCACCAAGACGCTCGATACCGGCAACTTCTCGACGCTCGACAACCGGGTGGATACCAGCACCGGCACGATCAAGGGCAAGGCGCGCTTCGCCAATGCCGGCTTCCAGCTCTATCCCAGCCAGTTCGTCAATGTTCGCCTGACCGTCGAGACGGTGGCCAAGGCGGTGACCGTGCCGCCCGCCGCGATCCAGTCCGGCCCGAACGGCCCCTTCGTCTGGCTGCTCAGGCCCGACCGCACCGTCACCGAGCGGAAGGTGAAGCCGGGTGTCGCGGTCGCCGACAAGACCCAGATCACCGACGGCCTCGCCATCGGCGACACGGTGGTGACCGACGGCGCCGACCGGCTGAACGAAGGCGCCAAGGTCGCGCTTCCCGGCGATGCCCCGCCGGCACGCGATGGCCAGGGCGGCGGCCAGCGGCGGCACCGCAGCGGCGGCCAAGGCGGCTGA
- a CDS encoding efflux RND transporter permease subunit, with translation MNLSAPFIRRPIGTILLTIGLALAGIAAFLALPVAPLPAIDLPTISVSANLSGASPEVMAQSIATPLERRLSSIAGVTEMTSSSSLGTTRITLQFDLSVNIDAAAREVQAAINAARADLPATLKQNPTYRKVNPANQPVITLALWSDTKTAGQIYDAVSNTVQQRMLQIQGVGDVELGGGSLPAVRVDVNPYRLNSYGISMEDVRAAIEAADANRPKGLLQSSATGRAWQIYTNAAGRVAADYRPLVIAWRNGAPVRLGDIANVSDSVADLRTLGLYNGKRAIVVNITQQPDANLIKMVDAIRAELPTLRAQIPGDIHLDVAMDRTSSIRASIREIEITVLVALVLVVLVVFAFLRDVRSTFIPAVATIVSLLGTFGVMYLLGFSLNNISLMAITVATGFVVDDAIVVLENTTRHLEEGMGRFEAALRGAREVGFTVLSMSIGLIAVFIPLLFMGGLVGRLFREFAVTLSTAVMISLVLSLTTTPMLCAWFLRKPQQDVPPKRPGRFARVLEGGYARLERGYARVLDWALAMKPLVVLLLVAVMALTVYLYIVVPKGFFPQQESPLIFAGVRADQSVSFLSMQDKLTQVVNVIKKDRAVQSVVGFTGGSRGGGAFMLIALKPIGQRPGQPSTVVIQRLQRALQPVEGIRLFLSPVQDLRAGGRSGNATYQYTLMADSTAHLKVWAQKLNDAMAKSPVFTNVDSDLAENGVESFVTIDRDAAARVGISPRDVDNALYDAFGQRNVATIYEDVNQYSVILGWDPATTTGPHMLPDIRIPAQSVATDNLTTVSASGNTVNATASRTTTTTATATAGSSSAAVPSNPALRNPSTGSALSNTAHAMVPLPAIATVSQAPTAASVNHQGTEVAATISFDLKPGKALSDARAAIDAAEAQIAMPSTVHGAFAGTALTYQQQQGSQPLLILAALVAIYIVLGILYESLIHPLTVLSTLPAAGTGAVLALIVCGMEFDIIALIGLFLLLGIVKKNAILIIDFALAAQRERGLSAEHAAREASLLRFRPILMTTIAAALGALPLAIGFGEGAELRRPLGVAIVGGLIASQVLTLITTPVIYVLLDRLSRRRRRSSPQPVREFPA, from the coding sequence TTGAACCTCTCCGCGCCCTTCATCCGGCGCCCGATCGGCACGATCCTGCTGACGATCGGGCTGGCGCTGGCGGGCATCGCGGCGTTCCTCGCGCTGCCGGTGGCACCGCTGCCGGCGATCGACCTGCCGACGATCAGCGTCTCCGCCAACCTTTCGGGCGCCAGCCCCGAGGTGATGGCACAGAGCATCGCGACCCCGCTGGAGCGGCGCCTCTCGTCGATCGCCGGCGTGACCGAAATGACCTCGTCCAGTTCGCTCGGCACGACGCGGATCACGCTCCAGTTCGACCTGTCGGTCAACATCGACGCCGCCGCGCGCGAGGTGCAGGCCGCGATCAACGCCGCCCGCGCCGACCTGCCCGCGACGCTCAAGCAGAACCCCACCTATCGCAAGGTCAATCCGGCCAACCAGCCGGTCATCACGCTGGCGCTCTGGTCGGACACCAAGACCGCCGGCCAGATCTACGACGCGGTCTCCAATACCGTGCAGCAGCGCATGCTGCAGATCCAGGGCGTCGGCGATGTCGAACTGGGCGGAGGTTCGCTGCCGGCGGTGCGGGTGGACGTGAACCCCTATCGCCTGAACAGCTATGGCATCTCGATGGAAGACGTCCGCGCCGCGATCGAGGCGGCGGACGCCAATCGTCCCAAGGGGCTGCTCCAGAGCAGCGCCACCGGCCGCGCCTGGCAGATCTACACCAATGCCGCGGGTCGGGTGGCGGCGGACTATCGCCCGCTGGTCATCGCGTGGCGCAATGGCGCGCCGGTGCGTCTCGGCGATATCGCAAACGTGAGCGACAGCGTGGCGGATCTGCGCACGCTGGGCCTCTACAACGGCAAGCGCGCGATCGTCGTCAACATCACCCAGCAGCCGGACGCGAACCTGATCAAGATGGTCGACGCGATCCGCGCCGAGCTGCCGACGCTGCGCGCGCAGATCCCCGGCGACATCCATCTCGACGTCGCGATGGACCGCACCAGCTCGATCCGCGCCTCGATCCGCGAGATCGAGATCACCGTGCTGGTCGCGCTGGTGCTGGTCGTCCTCGTCGTCTTCGCCTTTCTGCGCGACGTGCGGTCGACCTTCATTCCGGCGGTGGCGACGATCGTGTCGCTGCTCGGCACCTTCGGGGTGATGTACCTGCTGGGGTTCAGCCTCAACAACATCTCGCTGATGGCGATCACCGTCGCGACCGGCTTTGTCGTCGACGATGCGATCGTCGTGCTGGAGAACACCACCCGTCATCTTGAAGAGGGGATGGGCCGGTTCGAAGCGGCGCTGCGCGGCGCGCGCGAGGTGGGGTTCACCGTGCTGTCGATGTCGATCGGCCTGATCGCGGTGTTCATCCCGCTGCTGTTCATGGGTGGGCTTGTCGGGCGGCTGTTCCGCGAATTCGCGGTCACCTTGTCGACGGCGGTGATGATCAGCCTGGTGCTGTCGCTCACCACCACGCCGATGCTGTGCGCCTGGTTCCTCCGCAAGCCGCAGCAGGATGTGCCGCCCAAGCGCCCCGGCCGCTTCGCCCGCGTGCTCGAGGGCGGCTATGCCCGGCTCGAGCGCGGCTATGCGCGGGTGCTCGACTGGGCGCTGGCGATGAAGCCTTTGGTCGTGCTGCTCCTCGTCGCGGTGATGGCCCTCACCGTCTATCTCTATATCGTCGTCCCCAAGGGCTTCTTCCCGCAGCAGGAATCGCCGCTGATCTTTGCCGGCGTGCGCGCCGACCAGAGCGTCTCCTTCCTGTCCATGCAGGACAAGCTCACCCAGGTCGTCAATGTCATCAAGAAGGACCGCGCGGTGCAGAGCGTGGTCGGCTTTACCGGCGGCAGCCGCGGCGGCGGCGCCTTCATGCTGATCGCGCTGAAGCCGATCGGGCAGCGCCCCGGCCAGCCGAGCACGGTGGTGATCCAGCGGCTGCAGCGCGCGCTCCAGCCGGTGGAGGGCATCCGGCTGTTCCTCTCGCCGGTGCAGGATCTGCGCGCCGGCGGCCGCTCCGGCAACGCCACCTACCAGTACACCCTCATGGCCGACAGCACCGCGCATCTGAAGGTCTGGGCGCAGAAGCTCAACGACGCGATGGCGAAGAGCCCGGTCTTCACCAATGTCGACAGCGACCTGGCGGAGAACGGTGTGGAGAGCTTCGTCACGATCGACCGGGATGCGGCGGCCCGCGTCGGCATCTCGCCGCGCGACGTCGACAACGCGCTGTACGACGCGTTCGGCCAGCGCAACGTCGCGACGATCTACGAGGACGTCAACCAGTATAGCGTGATCCTTGGCTGGGATCCGGCAACGACCACCGGCCCGCACATGCTGCCGGACATCCGCATCCCCGCCCAGTCGGTGGCGACCGACAATCTGACCACGGTAAGCGCCTCGGGCAATACCGTGAACGCGACGGCGAGCCGTACGACGACAACGACTGCCACCGCCACCGCTGGCAGCAGCAGCGCCGCCGTTCCCTCCAACCCGGCGCTGCGCAACCCCTCGACCGGCTCCGCGCTTAGCAACACCGCGCATGCGATGGTGCCGCTGCCGGCAATCGCCACCGTTAGCCAGGCGCCGACCGCGGCCAGCGTCAACCATCAGGGCACCGAGGTCGCCGCGACCATTTCCTTCGATCTCAAGCCCGGCAAGGCGCTATCCGACGCGCGCGCCGCGATCGACGCGGCCGAGGCGCAGATCGCCATGCCCAGTACCGTCCACGGCGCCTTTGCCGGCACCGCGCTCACCTACCAGCAACAGCAGGGCTCGCAGCCCTTGCTCATCCTCGCGGCGCTGGTGGCGATCTACATCGTGCTGGGCATCCTCTACGAGAGCCTGATCCATCCGCTGACCGTACTATCCACCCTGCCGGCGGCGGGGACCGGGGCGGTGCTGGCGCTGATCGTCTGCGGCATGGAGTTCGATATCATCGCCCTGATCGGGCTGTTCCTGTTGCTCGGCATCGTCAAGAAGAACGCCATCCTGATCATCGACTTCGCGCTTGCCGCCCAGCGCGAGCGCGGGCTCTCCGCCGAACATGCCGCGCGCGAGGCGAGCCTGTTGCGCTTTCGTCCGATCCTGATGACCACCATCGCGGCGGCGCTCGGCGCGCTGCCCTTGGCGATCGGCTTCGGCGAG
- a CDS encoding transporter — MFRTFLSFASLTVVAAPAFAQDSVPAAPATTAPAAPALCTDRPTKSNFACTVPQGMVQLETDLGNWTRTDAGDTRIDTILYTNPTLKYGLTGSTDIEASIAPYATVRTRTATGTQTLHGVGDLTLRLKQRLTNPAGQVQIALLPFVKIPTAKTGIGNGETEGGVAVPVNIALPKGVTLTFGPEGDVLADSDGHGYHAQLVGTVNLGKAITSKFTLIGEFWAARNFDPAGYVTQTSADIAATYLLRPTLQLDLGANFGLNQATPDAQVYLGVSTRF, encoded by the coding sequence ATGTTTCGTACGTTTCTTTCGTTCGCGTCGCTCACCGTCGTAGCCGCTCCGGCCTTCGCGCAGGATAGCGTGCCTGCCGCCCCGGCAACGACGGCCCCGGCAGCCCCCGCGCTGTGCACCGATCGCCCGACCAAGTCGAACTTCGCCTGCACCGTCCCCCAGGGCATGGTCCAGCTCGAGACCGATCTCGGCAACTGGACCCGCACCGATGCGGGCGACACCCGAATCGACACGATCCTCTACACCAACCCGACGCTCAAGTACGGACTGACCGGCTCGACCGACATCGAGGCGAGCATCGCGCCCTATGCAACGGTGCGCACGCGCACCGCGACCGGCACCCAGACGCTGCACGGCGTCGGTGACCTGACACTGCGGTTGAAGCAGCGCCTTACCAATCCGGCGGGGCAGGTGCAGATCGCGCTGCTGCCCTTCGTGAAGATCCCCACCGCCAAGACCGGGATCGGCAATGGCGAAACCGAGGGAGGCGTTGCTGTGCCGGTCAATATCGCGCTGCCCAAGGGGGTCACGCTGACCTTCGGCCCCGAGGGCGACGTGCTCGCCGACAGCGACGGCCACGGCTATCACGCCCAGCTGGTCGGCACGGTCAATCTTGGCAAGGCGATCACGTCGAAGTTCACGCTGATCGGGGAGTTCTGGGCCGCCCGCAACTTCGACCCCGCCGGCTATGTGACGCAGACCTCGGCCGACATCGCCGCCACCTACCTGCTCCGCCCGACGCTGCAGCTCGATCTCGGCGCCAATTTCGGCCTGAACCAGGCCACCCCCGATGCCCAGGTCTATCTGGGTGTCTCCACCCGCTTCTGA
- a CDS encoding response regulator gives MASATKVLIVEDDSHIRRLLRGALTRAGHQVIEATTAREAAAAFGIDKPDAVLLDLGLPDRDGIELIQQAKAGGAAVMVVSARTETSEKVAALDLGADDYCTKPFDTEELLARLRTALRHRLAGSAEREQLTIGAIEIDLLHRRVRKQGEAVHLAPKEYGVLALLAAHPDRVIAHGQLLRDVWGPAHVQQLDYLRIVVRNLRQKLEADPARPQLIVNEPGVGYRLVVA, from the coding sequence ATGGCGAGCGCAACCAAGGTGCTGATCGTCGAGGACGACAGCCATATCCGGCGGCTGCTGCGCGGGGCCCTCACCCGCGCAGGCCATCAGGTGATCGAGGCGACGACGGCGCGCGAGGCCGCCGCCGCCTTCGGCATCGACAAGCCCGACGCGGTGCTGCTGGATCTCGGCCTGCCCGACCGCGACGGTATCGAGTTGATCCAGCAGGCCAAGGCGGGCGGGGCGGCGGTGATGGTGGTGTCGGCACGCACCGAGACCAGCGAGAAGGTCGCCGCGCTCGACCTTGGTGCCGATGACTATTGCACCAAGCCGTTCGACACCGAGGAACTGCTTGCCCGCCTACGCACCGCGTTGCGCCATCGCCTGGCGGGCTCGGCCGAGCGCGAGCAGCTGACGATCGGCGCGATCGAGATCGATCTGCTCCATCGGCGCGTGCGCAAGCAGGGCGAGGCGGTGCATCTCGCCCCCAAGGAATATGGCGTGCTGGCGCTGCTCGCCGCCCACCCCGACCGGGTGATCGCGCACGGTCAGCTGCTCCGCGACGTGTGGGGACCAGCGCACGTCCAGCAGCTGGACTATCTGCGGATCGTCGTGCGCAACCTGCGTCAGAAGCTGGAGGCGGATCCGGCCCGCCCGCAGCTCATCGTCAACGAGCCGGGCGTGGGCTATCGCCTGGTCGTCGCTTGA
- a CDS encoding efflux RND transporter permease subunit, protein MGPSRIFILRPVATALFMVAIVLAGLVGFNGLSLSALPEVDYPTIQVSTLYPGGSPEVMTQTVTAPLERQFGQMPGLTRMESTSSSGASVITLQFNLSTGLDVAEQEVQAAINASQALLPADLPAPPVYAKVNPADAPILTLAITSDTMPLTQVQSLADTRLAQKISQISGVGLVGLAGGQKPAMRIRADTQKLSSYGLSLAQIRTAIGNANANSAKGSFDGPNRSYQINANDQLETVDDYKNLIVSYQNNAPVRLSDVAEVVEGAENSRLGALANDTPAIILNVQRQPGANVIATTDAIKRQLPELLKSLPAGLHAEVLADRTTGIRASVHDVEFELVLAVALVVLVIFFFLHSGRATLVAGLAVPISLIGTFGVMYLLNFSLDNLSLMALTIATGFVVDDAIVMIENIQRHIEDGMAPFEAALKGAGEIGFTIISLTVSLIAVLIPLLFMGDIVGRLFREFAVTLAVTILISAVVSLTLTPMLSARWLKRPSEEKPGRVAERSAALFGWVERRYEAGLDFVLRRRFATLLVAIATLGLTVLLYLVIPKGLFPTQDTGQLQARIVATNGISYNQMATLQAQAARAILADPAVETLSSYVGVDGSNNASLNVGTMLINLKASHGNQAAVMRRLEDAVDRIAGITLYVQPTQDLTIDAESGPTQYRFSVEGSNTADVNAEAQRIAAALRHVTKVANVSTDAGATGAAAYVDIDRDSAARLNITASSVDDTLYSAFGQRIVSTIFTETTQYRVILEAAPGLATDPQSLGLLNLQSQGGATPLNAVATIREGRSPLAVTHVGQFPAATVNFDTASGVSLGTATNAIRDTIAQLKLKPGISVTFLGAAGAFSSSLSNQLVLILAAIICVYIVLGVLYESFIHPVTILSTLPSAAVGALFALWVTGHNLDVIGIIGIVLLIGIVKKNAIMMIDFAIAAERDEGLAPAAAIRQAAILRFRPILMTTLAALFAAIPLMLGLGEGAELRRPLGIAIFGGLLVSQLLTMFTTPIIYLYFDRAQQKFARHGWGTRASPNVMPEAGA, encoded by the coding sequence GTGGGTCCGTCGCGCATCTTCATCCTTCGCCCGGTCGCGACCGCGCTGTTCATGGTCGCGATCGTGCTGGCGGGGCTGGTCGGCTTTAACGGCCTGTCGCTCTCGGCGCTGCCGGAAGTCGACTATCCGACGATCCAGGTCAGTACCCTCTATCCGGGCGGCAGCCCGGAGGTGATGACGCAGACGGTCACCGCACCGCTGGAGCGCCAGTTCGGCCAGATGCCGGGCCTGACCAGGATGGAATCGACCAGTTCCTCGGGCGCGTCGGTAATCACGCTGCAGTTCAACCTTTCGACCGGGCTCGACGTCGCCGAGCAGGAAGTGCAGGCGGCGATCAACGCTTCGCAGGCGCTGCTGCCGGCCGACCTGCCGGCGCCGCCAGTCTATGCCAAGGTGAACCCCGCCGATGCGCCGATCCTGACGCTGGCGATTACCTCCGACACGATGCCGCTGACGCAGGTCCAGTCGCTGGCCGACACCCGGCTGGCGCAAAAGATCAGCCAGATCAGCGGCGTCGGCCTAGTCGGTCTCGCCGGCGGACAGAAGCCGGCGATGCGGATCCGCGCCGATACCCAGAAGCTGTCCAGCTACGGCCTCAGCCTCGCCCAGATCCGCACCGCGATTGGCAATGCCAACGCCAATTCGGCGAAAGGCAGTTTCGACGGCCCCAACCGCTCCTACCAGATCAACGCCAATGATCAGCTGGAGACGGTCGACGACTACAAAAACCTGATCGTCAGCTACCAGAACAACGCGCCGGTGCGCCTGTCCGACGTGGCCGAGGTGGTGGAAGGCGCGGAGAACAGCCGGCTGGGGGCGCTCGCCAACGACACGCCGGCGATCATCCTCAACGTCCAACGCCAGCCGGGCGCCAACGTCATCGCCACCACCGACGCGATCAAGCGCCAGCTGCCCGAGCTGCTGAAGAGCCTGCCCGCCGGCCTCCATGCCGAGGTGCTGGCCGATCGCACCACCGGCATCCGCGCCTCGGTACACGATGTCGAGTTCGAGCTGGTGCTCGCGGTCGCGCTGGTCGTGCTGGTGATCTTCTTCTTCCTGCACTCCGGGCGCGCCACGTTGGTCGCCGGGCTGGCCGTGCCGATCAGCCTGATCGGCACCTTCGGGGTGATGTACCTTCTCAATTTCAGCCTCGACAATCTCTCGCTGATGGCGCTGACCATCGCGACCGGCTTCGTCGTCGACGACGCGATCGTGATGATCGAGAACATCCAGCGCCATATCGAGGACGGCATGGCGCCGTTCGAGGCGGCGCTGAAGGGCGCGGGCGAGATCGGCTTCACCATCATCTCGCTGACCGTCAGTCTGATCGCGGTGCTGATCCCGCTGCTGTTCATGGGCGACATCGTCGGCCGGCTGTTCCGCGAGTTCGCGGTAACGCTGGCGGTGACGATCCTGATTTCCGCGGTCGTCTCGCTGACGCTGACGCCGATGCTGTCGGCACGCTGGCTCAAGCGCCCGTCGGAGGAGAAGCCCGGCCGTGTCGCCGAGCGGTCCGCCGCGCTGTTCGGCTGGGTCGAGCGCCGCTACGAGGCCGGGCTCGATTTCGTCCTGCGCCGCCGCTTCGCCACGCTGCTGGTGGCGATCGCGACGCTGGGGCTGACGGTGCTGCTCTACCTCGTCATCCCCAAGGGGCTGTTCCCCACCCAGGATACTGGCCAGCTCCAGGCGCGGATCGTCGCGACCAACGGCATCTCGTACAATCAAATGGCGACGCTGCAGGCGCAGGCGGCGCGAGCGATCCTGGCGGATCCGGCGGTGGAGACGCTCTCCTCCTATGTCGGCGTCGACGGGTCGAACAACGCCTCGCTGAACGTCGGCACGATGCTGATCAACCTGAAGGCCTCGCACGGCAACCAGGCGGCGGTGATGCGGCGGCTGGAGGATGCGGTAGACCGGATCGCCGGCATCACTCTCTATGTCCAGCCGACCCAGGACCTGACGATCGACGCCGAGAGCGGCCCCACCCAATATCGCTTCTCGGTCGAGGGATCGAACACCGCCGACGTCAACGCGGAAGCCCAACGCATCGCTGCGGCGTTGCGCCATGTGACGAAGGTCGCCAACGTCTCCACCGACGCGGGCGCGACCGGTGCCGCCGCCTATGTCGATATCGACCGCGACAGCGCGGCGCGGCTGAACATCACCGCGTCGAGCGTCGACGACACGCTCTATTCGGCGTTCGGCCAGCGCATCGTGTCGACCATCTTCACCGAGACGACCCAGTATCGCGTCATCCTGGAGGCGGCGCCGGGGCTCGCCACCGATCCGCAATCGCTGGGGCTGCTGAACCTGCAGTCGCAGGGGGGCGCGACGCCGCTAAATGCAGTGGCGACGATCCGCGAGGGGCGCTCGCCGCTGGCCGTCACCCATGTCGGCCAGTTCCCGGCCGCCACCGTCAACTTCGATACCGCCTCGGGCGTATCGCTCGGCACCGCGACCAATGCGATCCGCGACACCATCGCGCAGCTCAAGCTCAAGCCGGGCATATCGGTGACCTTCCTCGGCGCGGCGGGGGCATTCTCCTCCTCGCTGAGCAACCAGCTGGTGCTGATCCTGGCGGCGATTATCTGCGTCTATATCGTGTTGGGCGTGCTCTATGAGAGCTTCATCCATCCGGTGACGATCCTGTCAACGCTGCCCTCGGCGGCGGTGGGTGCGCTGTTCGCCTTGTGGGTCACCGGGCACAATCTCGACGTGATCGGCATCATCGGCATCGTGCTGCTGATCGGCATCGTCAAAAAGAACGCGATCATGATGATCGACTTCGCGATCGCCGCCGAGCGTGACGAGGGGCTGGCACCCGCTGCGGCGATCCGCCAGGCGGCGATCCTGCGCTTCCGCCCGATCCTGATGACCACGCTGGCCGCACTGTTCGCGGCGATCCCGCTGATGCTGGGCCTGGGCGAAGGTGCCGAGCTGCGCCGGCCGCTGGGCATCGCGATCTTCGGCGGCCTGCTGGTCAGCCAGCTGCTGACGATGTTCACTACGCCGATCATCTATCTCTATTTCGATCGTGCGCAGCAGAAGTTCGCCAGGCATGGCTGGGGCACCCGCGCCAGCCCGAACGTGATGCCGGAGGCGGGCGCTTGA
- the kdpC gene encoding potassium-transporting ATPase subunit KdpC codes for MRSDLVSGLRPAFLLTLLFALLLGVAYPLVLTGAGQLLFPAQANGSLVRDDAGTVRGSMLLGQAFAGDRYFQGRPSAAGNGYDPLASSGSNFGPASKKLIDRVTADQKRLGAGAPADLLQASGSGLDPEISPEAARFQVVRVAKARGIAPDRVVQLVDANVQERLFGLIGEPRVNVLALNQALDRQEGAR; via the coding sequence ATGCGTTCCGATCTCGTCTCCGGCCTTCGCCCGGCCTTCCTGCTGACCCTGTTGTTCGCGCTGCTGCTCGGAGTCGCCTATCCGCTCGTGCTGACCGGCGCAGGGCAGCTGCTTTTTCCCGCCCAGGCAAACGGCTCGCTGGTGCGCGACGATGCCGGCACGGTGCGAGGCTCGATGCTCCTCGGCCAGGCCTTTGCGGGCGACCGCTATTTCCAGGGACGCCCTTCTGCTGCCGGCAATGGCTATGACCCGCTCGCCTCGAGCGGATCCAATTTCGGGCCGGCGAGCAAGAAGCTGATCGACCGGGTGACCGCCGACCAGAAGCGCCTCGGTGCCGGCGCCCCCGCCGATCTGCTCCAGGCATCCGGTTCGGGCCTTGATCCCGAAATCAGCCCGGAAGCGGCGCGTTTCCAGGTCGTGCGCGTGGCCAAGGCGCGGGGCATCGCACCCGACCGGGTCGTGCAGCTGGTCGACGCCAACGTGCAGGAACGCCTGTTCGGCCTCATCGGCGAGCCGCGCGTCAATGTGCTCGCGCTCAATCAAGCGCTCGACCGGCAGGAAGGCGCTCGCTAA